The Saccharomonospora glauca K62 genome has a segment encoding these proteins:
- a CDS encoding nitrilase-related carbon-nitrogen hydrolase has protein sequence MRVALAQTDCRLGDVEGNLADAERIIKDAAAQNADLVVFPELSLTGYALGQLADDISLWPDDPRLATLSKHGPDVVIGLLEDGRIRRHNSALYLSGGTLVHNHRKLYLPNYLIWEERKHANPGQHLRAYDTAHGRFATLICNDAWQPMLPWLAAQDGAELLIVPANSAAKLTGGSFDPAEYWHDLLTFTARMQQCWVVFVNRVGDEAGVRFWGGSRVLDPWGSVVATAPTWEESLTVIDIDLTAVRRRRREIPLLADARMGLLRRELERLMLESGDD, from the coding sequence ATGAGGGTGGCACTGGCGCAAACCGACTGCCGGCTCGGCGACGTGGAGGGAAACCTCGCCGATGCCGAACGCATCATCAAGGACGCCGCGGCTCAAAACGCCGACCTGGTCGTGTTTCCGGAGTTGTCTCTCACCGGCTACGCGTTGGGGCAACTGGCGGACGACATCTCGCTGTGGCCCGACGACCCACGACTGGCCACGCTGTCGAAGCACGGCCCCGACGTGGTGATCGGTCTGCTGGAGGACGGCCGCATCCGCAGGCACAACTCGGCGTTGTACCTCTCCGGCGGCACGCTCGTACACAACCACCGCAAGCTCTACCTGCCGAACTACCTGATCTGGGAGGAGCGCAAGCACGCCAATCCCGGTCAGCACCTGCGCGCGTACGACACGGCACACGGCCGGTTCGCGACGTTGATCTGCAACGACGCCTGGCAGCCGATGCTGCCGTGGCTGGCGGCGCAGGACGGCGCGGAGCTGCTCATCGTCCCCGCCAACAGCGCGGCGAAGCTGACGGGCGGCTCGTTCGACCCCGCCGAGTACTGGCACGACCTGCTCACGTTCACGGCTCGCATGCAGCAGTGCTGGGTGGTGTTCGTAAACCGCGTCGGCGACGAGGCGGGCGTGCGGTTCTGGGGCGGCTCGCGCGTGCTCGACCCATGGGGCTCGGTCGTCGCGACGGCGCCCACGTGGGAGGAATCGTTGACGGTGATCGACATCGACCTCACCGCCGTCCGGCGGCGCAGGCGGGAGATCCCGTTGCTCGCGGACGCCCGGATGGGCCTGCTTCGGCGGGAGCTGGAACGACTGATGCTCGAAAGCGGCGACGACTGA
- a CDS encoding methionine synthase has product MSSGETQRVWSPGAATGIGSMPGTDMSEAATVVFGELSELPHLPELPARGVGADLIGRAAALLVDLAVEVVPSGYRVTAKPGRDHRRAVDLLHWDLDAITEVAERARPSVVKTQVAGPWTLAAGVELARGHRILTDHGALRDFTESLVEGLSAHVCELADRTGARVVVQFDEPTLPDVLAGALPTPSGYGTVAAVPEPRARELLDTVIGAARAATGGPVMVHCCGRRPPVGLLHAAGADAISLDATLLDDASSAFLDEIGEAWDDGTTFLLGLVPSVAPATRPELKELARPAFDLVDRLGFARTTLAERAVPTPTCGLAGASNEWVRRALSLAGDLGKAFVEPVEGW; this is encoded by the coding sequence GTGAGCAGTGGTGAGACACAGCGCGTCTGGTCGCCGGGAGCGGCGACCGGGATCGGGTCGATGCCGGGCACCGACATGAGCGAGGCCGCCACCGTCGTGTTCGGCGAGCTGTCCGAGCTGCCCCACCTGCCCGAGCTGCCCGCCCGCGGGGTCGGCGCCGACCTGATCGGCCGTGCGGCCGCGCTGCTCGTGGACCTGGCGGTGGAGGTCGTGCCGTCCGGTTACCGGGTCACGGCGAAGCCGGGACGGGACCACCGGAGAGCGGTCGACCTGCTGCACTGGGATCTCGACGCGATCACCGAGGTCGCCGAGCGGGCTCGCCCCTCGGTCGTGAAGACGCAGGTCGCCGGGCCGTGGACCCTGGCCGCCGGGGTGGAGCTGGCGCGGGGACACCGGATACTCACCGACCACGGGGCGTTGCGGGACTTCACGGAATCACTGGTGGAGGGGCTTTCCGCGCACGTCTGTGAGCTGGCCGATCGCACCGGGGCTCGCGTGGTGGTGCAGTTCGACGAGCCCACCCTCCCGGACGTGCTCGCCGGGGCCCTGCCCACGCCGTCCGGTTACGGCACGGTGGCCGCCGTTCCGGAACCGCGGGCCCGTGAACTGCTCGACACCGTGATCGGAGCCGCTCGCGCCGCCACGGGGGGTCCGGTGATGGTGCACTGTTGCGGTCGCCGTCCTCCCGTGGGGCTGCTGCACGCCGCCGGGGCCGACGCGATCTCGCTCGACGCCACCCTGCTCGACGACGCTTCCAGCGCGTTCCTCGACGAGATCGGCGAGGCCTGGGACGACGGGACCACTTTTCTGCTGGGGTTGGTGCCGAGCGTGGCTCCCGCGACCCGGCCGGAGTTGAAAGAACTGGCACGCCCGGCATTTGATCTGGTCGACCGGCTGGGCTTCGCGCGTACGACGCTTGCCGAACGTGCTGTGCCCACTCCCACCTGCGGGCTCGCCGGCGCCTCGAACGAATGGGTGCGGCGGGCCCTGTCGCTGGCCGGAGATTTGGGCAAAGCGTTCGTCGAGCCCGTCGAGGGCTGGTAG